Proteins co-encoded in one Pocillopora verrucosa isolate sample1 chromosome 1, ASM3666991v2, whole genome shotgun sequence genomic window:
- the LOC136279156 gene encoding uncharacterized protein codes for MGSPVSAVIANIVMEDVEQRALATSLVKPSFWKRYVHDVISAVSGNEVERLLSHLNSVEPSIRFTLDCEQDRHFPFLDLNVSRGVQGNLETSVYRKPTHTDKYLAFDSHHPICHKKAVAKTLLRRADCLPSSLHSKAEERNYVSNVLKANGYAKTFLRNCL; via the coding sequence atgggttcgcccgtctctgctgtcattgccaacatagtaatggaagacgtggaacaaagggccttgGCCACTTCACTGGTTAAACCCTCTTTCTGGAAACGGTATGTCCacgatgttatttctgcggtatccggaaatgaagtgGAGCGCCTCctatcgcatttgaattcagtagagccgtcgattCGATTCACCCTTGATTGTGAACAGGATagacattttccctttcttgatttaaatgtgtccagaggggttcagggtaatttagagacaagtgtctaccgtaaacctacccacaccgacaaatacctcgctttcgattctcaccaccctatcTGCCATAAAAAGGCTGTAGCCAAAACgttactcaggagggctgactgtctaccatcttcactccattcgaaggctgaggagaggaattatgtttctaatgtcctaaaggcaaatggctatgCAAAAACCTTTCTTCGTAACTGCCTGTAA